The Cervus elaphus chromosome 9, mCerEla1.1, whole genome shotgun sequence genomic interval CACAAGGTTAGCAAGAAAGTACACCTCAGCCTTCTCAGGATTCTCTTTAGATCATATCTGTAAAAGGTTGTTGAAGAAATTTTCAGTCTGCAAACTTCTTTTTCTGTGCCCTGCTTCCACTTCCATGTACCTCTTTGGTGGCCTTGAAACATCTCAGTTGCTCTTGACCTATTTAAACTTTAATCACCTATTAAAGCCAGATTCTGGTAGAAGTTTTGTTGATGTTTAATGGATGAAATTTATGTGTCAGGCTTCACTAAGATCTTTATCAATGACAGACGTGGAGTCTAATGGCATACTAAAGATTGTTGtccaaaatcaataaaatgagataTCAAGTAAGGTGTTAAGTGTTATAAGTAACATTTGTGAAATAGGCCATTGCATGTTTTTAACCCAAATTTTCATGTGCTGTTTTAGTGATGCAGTCACGCAAAGTGTGTATGTGGGCTCTACGAGTGGGGGAGCTGGGATGCTGGCTTTATGAAACAACTATGTCATACACTCAAGTCCTGGAGTGGTAGTGAATTTTTCTTATTGGGTCTGTTGAAAAATTCAGTTAGAGATAATTTAATCTGTAATTAACTACATCTTCACTTATTATATAACATTTTAGTAAAACTAAATACAGCAGTTGACTAGTATCAGGGAGTAGTTGATGACAAGGTCATCTTGTTTATTGGGGCCTTTTGAGTGTTAAGAGAACAATTGTTTTCTGGCATAATGTCTAGCATAtgtttttctgccataaggtggtggtTTGCATCTAAAGATCTGTGCATTCCTGTGGAAGTACACTGCATACATTCTGTAACATTCAGATGTACAGTCACTTGGGGGAGAGAACAGTGTTACATTCTGTGGGGGAAGAAATGTGATTATCAGATACTTTGAAAAAGAACCCTCCAAgtaaatttattaattattaaaaatacttttaaacaaaGGGGAGAGATCATCACTAAAGTCAGTGAGCTATTATACATTTTCTAGGGACTGTTTCCTTCAACTGTCATTATGGGATGTGATAAGTACAGAAGTGGGAACAAGTGCCTCAGTACAGTAGACCATGCTTAGTGAGTTTGTGATGCAAAGCAAAATAGAATTTTCCCCTGGTAGTTTTGGAGACTCATGTTGAATTTTACACCCAGGAAAATAATCATACAATGGGAAGGAGAGGATAGGCTCTTCTCTGAAAGGCTATCATCATTTCTTTAAGTGAGATATCAGAATTGAAAACCAAATGTTACTATAAAGAATTTGCTAAAATTATTTTGGAACAAGAGAGGGAAGTATAAATTGTGCCTTTTGAAAGACTTAATTTCACCATTACTGTTGCCCTCTgcgaagaaaaatggaaatgaattagGTACAAAAAAATGTAAGGAAGAATAAGGAAAAAGGTGACAAGGAAACCTTATCCAATATATTGCTAATTAATGAGTATTCACAACAGCTATGATCTGAGATCCTTTAAGCCAAATCTGTGTTATAATAATCATCCTATTACTAGTGCGGATTTGAAGGTTGGGGAGTAATTATGTCAGCGTACAGATGTTTATATATTAAACTTACCGATTGACCTGAAAACCTGGAAAGTTGGGATGATGACGCTTCTAATAGAATTAAATGTTACCAGATATGCATGCgtactcagtcgctaagtcgtgtccaactcttttgacacCACggattcctctgttcatgggatttcccagagaagaatactggaatgggttgccatttccttccccaggggatcttccccacccaggagtcaAACACGTGCCTTCAGCAtgacaggtggattatttaccgctgagccacgtgggaagcgtGTTATTAAACATACTGacgtcttttaaaaatgatttttcagcTGGATACACGGTAGTAATTACGGTAGCTGGTTAAAGTGAAGCAGCAGGGGCTGCAGTTTCCCAGTGCGGACTCTGGGCGCCGCTGTTGGCCAAAGTCGAGAGCTTGGTGCTGGCGATCCCGTCGCGCAGCCGCAGAGCACTTTCCCTGTCTCAAGACTCGCTAGTGTTGTCTTTCCACCTATtcctcctctggagaagaaacCCTGCCTGACCCTCACGCCGAAAATAAAGCTGTTGGGAGCTCCGGACGACTGCAACATAGCCATTATTTGTAACCCGGCGTCTCCAAGCCGGTGAGCAAACTAAGGGGGGGAGCGAGAGGGATGGGGAGCGGCGCTGGGAAGAGCGGCTGGGCTGAGAGGCGGCCAGTGCTCTGTCCATTCCTGCTGTCTTTGTTCTGCCTGGCGCTCTCTGAGCAGATCCACTACAGGATTCCCGAGGAGATGCCCGAGGGCTCGGTGGTGGGGAATCTCGCCAAGGACCTGAGACTCAGTGTCCACGAGTTACCGACTCGAAAACTGCGCGTCAGTTCGGAGAAGCCTTACTTCACTGTGAGCGCGGAGAGCGGGGAGTTACTTGTGAGCAGCAGGCTAGACCGGGAGCAGATATGCGGGAAGAAgtcagcctgtgctctggaatTTGAGGTTGTTGCTGAAAATCCATTGAACTTTTATCACGTGAATGTAGAGATCGAGGATGTCAATGACCACACGCCAGAATTCTCGCAAAATTCCTTTGAGCTACAAATAAGTGAGTCCACAAAGTCCGGGGCACGATTTATTTTAGGATCTGCCCATGATGCAGATATTGGTACCAATTCCCTACAGAATTACCAGCTCAGTCCTGATGATCATTTCTCACTTGTGATTAAAGAAAGGTTGGATGGCAGTAAATACCCTGAGCTGGTACTAATGACATCTTTAGACAGGGAAGAACAGAAATCCTACCACTTGACCTTGACAGCCTTGGACTTCGGGGATCCACCCCTGAGCAGTACTGCACAGATACAAGTCCTGGTAACTGATGCCAACGATAACCCTCCAGTGTTCAGCCAAGAACTATACAGGGTGGAGCTTCCAGAAAACGTGCTTCCAGGCACCACTGTGCTTAGAGTAATGGCCACTGACCAAGATGAGGGTGTCAATGCCGAgatcactttctctttcactgaaGCAGACCGAATTACCCAGTTTGACCTGAATTCTAATACTGGGGAAATCATTATTCTAAATACATTAGATTTTGAGGAAGTGAAAGAATATTCCATAGTTTTGGAAGCAAAGGATGGTGGAGGAATGATTGCCCAGTGTACAGTGGAGATAGAAGTCCTAGACATAAATGACAATGCCCCAGAAGTGATATTCCAATCTCTACCGGATTTTATTATGGAGGACACCAAGCTGGGAACACACATTGCTTTGCTCAAAATCCGAGACAAGGATTCCGGACACAACGGAGAGGTTATTTGTAAATTAGAAGGCGATGTTCCATTTAAAATACTGACTTCTTCAAGAAACACATATAAATTAGTTACAGATGGAGTTCTAGACCGCGAACAGACCCCTGGGTATAACATCACCATCACAGCCACTGACAAAGGCAAGCCACCCCTCTCCTCCAGCTCGAGCATCACGCTGCACATCGGTGATGTAAACGACAACATGCCAGTTTTTGAACGGGCTTCCTATGTGGTCCATGTAGCAGAGAACAATCCCCCTGGAGCTTCCATCGAGCAAGTCAGGGCCTCTGACCCTGACCTCGGGCCCAATGGCCAGGTCTCCTACTCCATCGTGGCCAGCGACCTGGAGCCGCGCGCGCTGTCGTCCTACGTGTCCGTGAACCCGCAGAGCGGCGTGGTGTTCGCGCAGCGCGCCTTCGACCACGAGCAGCTGCGCGCCTTCGAGCTGACGCTGCAGGCCCGCGACCACGGCTCGCCCGCGCTCAGCTCCAACGTGAGCCTGCGCGTGCTGGTGGGCGACCGCAACGACAACGCGCCCAGGGTGCTGTACCCGGCGCTGGGACCCGACGGCTCGGCGCTCTTCGACACGGTGCCCCGCGCCGCGCAGCCCGGCTACCTGGTCACCAAGGTGGTGGCGGTGGACGCAGACTCTGGACACAACGCCTGGCTGTCCTACCACGTGCTGCAGGCCAGCGAGCCCGGACTGTTCAGCGTGGGGCTGCGCACGGGCGAGGTGCGCACGGCGCGGGCCTTGGGCGACAGGGACGCGGCCCGCCAGCGCCTGCTGGTCGCTGTGCGCGATGGGGGACAGCCGCCCCTCTCGGCCACCGCCACGCTGCTCCTGGTTTTCGCCGACAGCCTGCAGGAGGCGCTGCCGGACCTCAGTGACCGGCCCGCGCCCTCTGACCCCCAGGCTGAGCTGCAGTTTTACCTGGTGGTGGCCTTGGCCTTGATCTCGGTGCTCTTCCTCCTGGCAGTGATTCTGGCGGTCGCCCTGCACCTGCGACGCTCCTCCAGCCCTGCTGCTTGGGGCTGCTTTAAGCCTGGTCTCTGTGTCAAGTCTGGACCCGTGGTTCCTCCCAACTACAGTGAAGGAACTTTACCTTATTCGTACAATCTGTGCGTTGCCCATACTGGAAAGACAgagtttaattttctaaaatgtagTGAGCAGTTGAGTTCAGGACAAAACATACTTTCTGGTGATTCATCTGGAgccttatttccattttgtaattcCAATGAGTCGACTTCTCATCAGGTGAGTTTCCTGTAAGTATAACCTTCTTTTTATTGTGTCGACAGTTCTCCATATTCACAGGAAAAAACTGGCACATCTCTGTTTTAGTTCGATTTGCTTCATTGCGGTTTGAAGATActccagttttattttgttttgttttttcacattGATGATTTATGGCAAGCCTGAGTCAATCAAGTCTATAGGCACCATTTGTACAACAGCATTTCCTCACTTCATGTGTGTTACAGTTTGGTAAAtctcaaaatctttcaaactttttttattattagtcatcatgtgaaagtgaaagtgtgaaagtgttagtccctcagtcttatcccattctgtgaccccatggacccaggactgtagaccaccaggttcatctgtccatggaattctgcagacaagaatactggagtgagtagccattctcttctccaagggatcttccctacccagggattgaaccctggtctctgcattgcaggcaggttcttcatcatctgagccactagggaagccctgtggtgATCTATAATCAGTAATCTTGGATGTTACCATTACAAAAAGATTATGTTCCACCCACCAAAGGCTCCAGTGGTGGTTAGTGTTTTTTAGCgatgaagtatttttaattaaggtaagTACTTTTTTAGATACAATGATATTGCATACttaaaacataacttttatacacactgggaaaccaaaacgtTCGTGACCCACTTTATTGTGCTGTTTTTGTTATTgtagtggtctggaaccaaacatAAAATGTCCCCAAATGCatctatacaaattttagatCTAAACATTGTCTTAAGAATGTAGTAACCAGTCAAAAAGCTGTCATACCATTTTTCAAGGGAGGTTGAATTCAGAGAAATTATGTGTCTTTTAGTGGTGTCTTACCAGGTTCATATTATAAAGCAGTGAAGTTGTGGTTTTTTCCATAAGGGAAACTTTTGGCAATGTTATATGGTCTCCCATAAAGCTACTGagatttttctctaaatttttctttctactgattaataaatgattatttttttctcaactaGACATGCTGCAAATGTAAAAGTAGGCAATcatataaataaatcttaaaagaaaaacaagctaaaattagatatttttcttaattcattTAGCTGTTATTGTTTCCATATTAATCTGATACTTTGTTTCCTATATTTACTTCTCTTTTGCTTCAAAAGCACCAGAATAAGGTCAATTAACCTAGATTTTTATGTAGATGTACCTACTGTAATTGCATTCATTgtac includes:
- the LOC122700291 gene encoding protocadherin gamma-B4, translating into MGSGAGKSGWAERRPVLCPFLLSLFCLALSEQIHYRIPEEMPEGSVVGNLAKDLRLSVHELPTRKLRVSSEKPYFTVSAESGELLVSSRLDREQICGKKSACALEFEVVAENPLNFYHVNVEIEDVNDHTPEFSQNSFELQISESTKSGARFILGSAHDADIGTNSLQNYQLSPDDHFSLVIKERLDGSKYPELVLMTSLDREEQKSYHLTLTALDFGDPPLSSTAQIQVLVTDANDNPPVFSQELYRVELPENVLPGTTVLRVMATDQDEGVNAEITFSFTEADRITQFDLNSNTGEIIILNTLDFEEVKEYSIVLEAKDGGGMIAQCTVEIEVLDINDNAPEVIFQSLPDFIMEDTKLGTHIALLKIRDKDSGHNGEVICKLEGDVPFKILTSSRNTYKLVTDGVLDREQTPGYNITITATDKGKPPLSSSSSITLHIGDVNDNMPVFERASYVVHVAENNPPGASIEQVRASDPDLGPNGQVSYSIVASDLEPRALSSYVSVNPQSGVVFAQRAFDHEQLRAFELTLQARDHGSPALSSNVSLRVLVGDRNDNAPRVLYPALGPDGSALFDTVPRAAQPGYLVTKVVAVDADSGHNAWLSYHVLQASEPGLFSVGLRTGEVRTARALGDRDAARQRLLVAVRDGGQPPLSATATLLLVFADSLQEALPDLSDRPAPSDPQAELQFYLVVALALISVLFLLAVILAVALHLRRSSSPAAWGCFKPGLCVKSGPVVPPNYSEGTLPYSYNLCVAHTGKTEFNFLKCSEQLSSGQNILSGDSSGALFPFCNSNESTSHQVSFL